From Ruminococcus sp. HUN007, a single genomic window includes:
- a CDS encoding transketolase C-terminal domain-containing protein translates to MKKFLSGNEAFAEGIRLARPEVISAYPITPQTIVVERLSEMVENGSLKSEYVHVESEHSALSCAMGASAAGARAFTATSSQGLLYMAECLYYASGGRFPIVMMNADRSTALPWNIYGDQRDSLSQLDSGWIQSYAENAQEALDLALMSYRIAEDKRVSTPYMANLDGFVLTHTYEKVDIPTEEQADRFLPAYETDNRIDFDSPKNMAFSAGPETNYIFKYRAHEGMLAASDVIKETEDEFEKIFGRRYTGLTENYLTDDADYIIVTLGSIAGLCRKTADRLREQGIRAGVVRIRYMRPFPNEEIAEALSRVKAYAVLEKDISFGNEGTVFTNVNSAVKKENGKAEGYNFIGGLGGRNISASDIETIFKSIIKGTDRVNFIGIGDGNNG, encoded by the coding sequence ATGAAAAAATTTCTTTCAGGAAATGAGGCATTTGCCGAGGGCATAAGACTTGCGCGTCCGGAGGTGATCTCGGCCTATCCTATAACACCGCAGACCATAGTTGTTGAACGTCTTTCCGAGATGGTGGAAAACGGAAGCCTGAAGTCAGAGTACGTTCATGTTGAATCGGAGCATTCAGCTCTGTCATGCGCCATGGGAGCAAGTGCCGCAGGTGCAAGAGCATTTACAGCTACATCCTCACAGGGACTGCTCTATATGGCGGAATGTCTCTACTACGCTTCGGGCGGACGTTTCCCGATAGTTATGATGAACGCTGACCGTTCCACAGCGCTTCCGTGGAATATCTACGGTGACCAGCGTGACAGCCTTTCACAGCTCGACAGCGGCTGGATACAGTCATACGCTGAAAACGCACAGGAGGCACTTGACCTTGCACTTATGAGCTACAGAATAGCTGAGGACAAGCGTGTTTCTACTCCGTACATGGCTAATCTGGACGGATTCGTTCTCACTCACACCTATGAAAAGGTTGATATCCCGACGGAAGAACAGGCTGACCGTTTCCTTCCTGCTTACGAGACTGACAACCGCATCGATTTTGACAGCCCTAAGAATATGGCCTTTTCAGCAGGTCCGGAAACGAACTACATCTTCAAGTACAGGGCGCATGAGGGAATGCTTGCAGCTTCGGATGTTATTAAGGAGACTGAAGATGAATTTGAGAAAATATTCGGACGCAGATACACCGGGCTTACCGAAAACTATCTGACTGATGATGCAGACTATATTATCGTTACTCTCGGAAGTATAGCCGGACTGTGCCGCAAAACAGCTGACAGGCTCCGTGAGCAGGGAATACGTGCAGGTGTTGTGCGCATACGCTACATGAGACCTTTCCCGAATGAAGAGATAGCAGAAGCTCTCAGCAGGGTAAAGGCATATGCAGTTCTCGAAAAGGATATCAGCTTCGGAAACGAGGGCACGGTTTTCACAAACGTAAATTCCGCTGTTAAAAAGGAAAACGGAAAGGCAGAAGGATATAACTTCATCGGCGGACTCGGCGGAAGAAACATTTCAGCGTCTGATATTGAAACCATATTTAAAAGCATAATAAAAGGCACGGACAGAGTAAACTTTATCGGGATAGGAGACGGAAACAATGGCTAA
- a CDS encoding thiamine pyrophosphate-dependent enzyme → MANKVADSISREEYFYGHKACAGCGGSLAVRAALKVLGKNAVSVLPAGCMSAVGFNFPQLCFSNNSIISTFAGTASMLTGIEAGLRAKGYKDFTAVGFAGDGGTADIGIQALSGAIDRNDNIIYICYDNEAYMNTGIQKSGLTPFGARTTTTPAGANVHGNIRPKKNMFEIVAAHGIPYAATASVGYIGDFIAKVQKASQIQGTKYIHVIAPCPTGWGISVDETVEIAKEVVDSGLWYLAEYENGEYRLTHRPKEFTSAEAYLKRQGRFRHLTEDDIKVITDSRDEKWKFIEKNFIV, encoded by the coding sequence ATGGCTAATAAGGTCGCAGACAGCATTTCAAGGGAAGAATATTTTTACGGACACAAGGCATGTGCCGGATGCGGGGGAAGTCTTGCGGTAAGGGCTGCCCTTAAGGTACTCGGCAAAAATGCAGTTTCAGTTCTTCCGGCAGGCTGTATGTCCGCAGTAGGCTTCAATTTTCCGCAGCTCTGCTTCTCAAACAATTCCATAATATCAACCTTCGCAGGAACTGCTTCCATGCTTACAGGTATCGAGGCGGGACTCCGTGCAAAGGGCTATAAAGACTTTACAGCAGTAGGATTTGCAGGTGACGGCGGTACTGCCGACATCGGTATTCAGGCGCTTTCCGGAGCAATAGACCGTAACGACAATATTATCTACATCTGCTACGACAACGAAGCCTACATGAACACCGGCATCCAGAAAAGCGGTCTGACACCGTTCGGCGCAAGGACGACTACGACTCCGGCAGGAGCAAATGTTCACGGAAACATAAGACCGAAGAAAAATATGTTCGAGATAGTTGCGGCTCACGGCATCCCTTACGCTGCCACAGCAAGTGTGGGATATATAGGTGATTTCATAGCCAAGGTTCAGAAGGCATCGCAGATCCAGGGGACAAAGTACATTCATGTAATAGCTCCGTGTCCTACCGGCTGGGGCATTTCTGTTGATGAAACAGTTGAGATCGCAAAGGAAGTTGTGGACAGCGGTCTCTGGTATCTTGCCGAATATGAAAACGGTGAATACAGACTGACACACAGACCGAAGGAATTCACATCTGCTGAAGCTTATCTGAAGAGACAGGGACGTTTCAGACATCTTACCGAAGATGATATTAAGGTGATAACTGATTCAAGGGATGAAAAGTGGAAGTTTATTGAAAAGAATTTCATCGTATAA
- a CDS encoding 2-oxoacid:acceptor oxidoreductase family protein — MKEILWLGRGGEGAFTAARLLGAAYTISDDDKYALAFPSFGPERRGAPVRAFTKLDSEPVADRSQTEKADYIVVLDETLYSPLLRNELKEGGKIIVNSKNDIEGAHAFDAESIAAEFKLPVVNTVMLGLLAGISGVVTPDEAEKAVRGYMPAKIAERNAGALLKALQEVSE, encoded by the coding sequence ATGAAAGAGATACTCTGGCTCGGACGCGGCGGTGAGGGAGCATTTACTGCAGCAAGACTGCTCGGTGCGGCTTACACAATATCAGATGATGACAAATACGCTCTCGCTTTTCCGTCTTTCGGTCCGGAAAGAAGAGGTGCACCCGTAAGGGCGTTCACAAAGCTCGACAGTGAACCGGTGGCAGACAGAAGTCAGACCGAAAAGGCGGATTATATAGTTGTGCTTGACGAAACATTATACAGTCCTTTACTTAGGAATGAACTTAAAGAGGGCGGAAAAATAATTGTAAATTCAAAGAATGACATAGAAGGTGCTCACGCATTTGACGCTGAAAGCATTGCGGCAGAGTTTAAACTGCCTGTGGTAAATACAGTCATGCTCGGTCTGCTTGCCGGTATTTCAGGCGTTGTCACACCTGATGAAGCGGAGAAGGCAGTAAGGGGATACATGCCGGCGAAGATCGCGGAGCGCAATGCCGGTGCACTTCTGAAGGCCTTGCAGGAGGTATCTGAATGA
- a CDS encoding 4Fe-4S binding protein, whose product MKPYIREKKVFGFDDVPENTCFEAGYLVTVNSGWRSIRPVVHTEKCVGCEQCYLYCPDGVISIQNGKAVIDYDFCKGCGICVKICRPGAIETEAERK is encoded by the coding sequence ATGAAACCGTATATCAGAGAGAAAAAGGTGTTCGGATTTGACGACGTTCCGGAAAACACATGTTTTGAAGCGGGATATCTTGTTACGGTAAACAGCGGATGGAGGAGCATAAGACCTGTTGTTCACACTGAAAAATGTGTCGGCTGCGAGCAGTGCTATCTTTACTGTCCGGACGGGGTTATTTCAATACAGAATGGTAAAGCAGTGATCGACTATGATTTCTGCAAGGGCTGCGGTATCTGTGTGAAGATATGCAGACCGGGCGCGATAGAAACGGAGGCGGAGCGTAAATGA